A genomic window from Streptomyces sp. NBC_00234 includes:
- a CDS encoding transglycosylase SLT domain-containing protein, translated as MPSMGKHRRAKSSPLTRGLVAVTAGGAVLALPVIGATTASAAPAQSVSAEKAVAPAAAPAKAITAQKAGITSYSVVKGDSLHKIADAHSLSGGWKKLYKDNRKAIGGNPGLIHPGLELTVGAKATARASGSSSDRAAASSDRADRSERSTTLAAKTAAPAAAKATTYTNDLDGWIKESLAVMAEHGIPGTYEGIHRNIMRESSGNPQIVNNWDSNAAAGTPSKGLLQVIDPTFQAYHVPGTSTDSFDPVANITAACNYAADKYGSIDNVFGAY; from the coding sequence ATGCCCTCGATGGGTAAGCACCGTCGTGCCAAGTCCAGCCCCCTGACCCGCGGACTCGTCGCCGTGACCGCAGGTGGAGCCGTCCTCGCCCTGCCGGTGATCGGTGCGACCACCGCGTCCGCGGCGCCCGCGCAGTCGGTCTCCGCCGAAAAGGCAGTGGCTCCGGCAGCCGCTCCCGCCAAGGCAATTACCGCCCAGAAGGCCGGGATCACCAGCTATTCCGTCGTCAAGGGTGATTCCCTGCACAAGATCGCCGATGCGCATTCCCTGAGTGGCGGCTGGAAGAAGCTCTACAAGGACAACCGAAAGGCCATCGGCGGCAATCCGGGTCTGATTCACCCGGGCCTGGAGCTGACCGTGGGCGCCAAGGCCACGGCCAGGGCCTCCGGTTCGTCCTCCGACCGTGCCGCCGCGAGCAGCGACCGCGCCGACCGCTCCGAGCGTTCGACCACGCTGGCCGCGAAGACCGCCGCCCCCGCCGCCGCGAAGGCCACGACGTACACGAACGACCTCGACGGCTGGATCAAGGAGTCGCTCGCCGTCATGGCAGAGCACGGCATCCCCGGCACCTACGAGGGCATCCACCGCAACATCATGCGCGAGTCCTCGGGCAACCCTCAGATCGTCAACAACTGGGACTCCAACGCCGCCGCGGGCACCCCGTCGAAGGGCCTGCTCCAGGTCATCGACCCGACCTTCCAGGCGTACCACGTGCCCGGTACGTCCACGGACAGCTTCGACCCGGTCGCGAACATCACCGCCGCGTGCAACTACGCCGCCGACAAGTACGGCTCCATCGACAACGTCTTCGGCGCCTACTGA
- a CDS encoding GNAT family N-acetyltransferase — protein MPELQLLRQDHAAALLAFEQENRAYFAASVPDRGDEYFARFDARHSSLLAEQAEGLIYFHVLVGDGGEVLGRVNLVDVADGAADLGYRIAEKAAGQGLATSAVRRICVLAATAYGLTALRAATTHDNPGSQAVLARTGFVRTGETVLGGRPGIAYARSLDAEARLA, from the coding sequence ATGCCCGAACTCCAGCTTCTTCGCCAGGACCACGCTGCGGCTCTGCTCGCCTTCGAGCAGGAGAACCGCGCCTACTTCGCCGCTTCGGTCCCGGACCGCGGCGACGAGTACTTCGCACGGTTCGACGCACGGCACAGCAGCCTCCTGGCCGAACAGGCCGAGGGACTGATCTACTTCCACGTGCTGGTCGGCGACGGTGGCGAGGTGCTGGGCCGGGTGAACCTGGTCGACGTGGCGGACGGCGCCGCCGACCTCGGGTACCGGATCGCCGAGAAGGCCGCCGGCCAGGGGCTGGCCACGAGCGCCGTCCGCCGGATATGCGTGCTGGCCGCCACGGCGTACGGTCTCACCGCACTGCGGGCCGCGACCACGCACGACAACCCCGGTTCCCAGGCCGTACTGGCCCGCACGGGGTTCGTCCGCACCGGCGAAACCGTACTCGGCGGCCGGCCGGGGATCGCCTACGCACGCTCGCTGGACGCGGAGGCACGGCTCGCCTGA
- a CDS encoding PepSY domain-containing protein, with the protein MSLEFRRKATASARARSLRVAGGALCAVVASALLAGCGQESRDQTGAATSEAAKVVPKQTASPYGSPSGSPSGKTKPTEDQAARKKLLSATKVTFDKAATTAVGAVPGSKLAELDLEGLDDDTDRSTDASASASPSGSASPGGTASPSGTASPSGSPSGSASPSGSPSPSGSGSGPQWVAEVAEEDGTAHTVRIDAVTGKVIETAADTDQDAADKSELADWIAKAKQTPEQAAKVATDKQKGTVTSIGLDTGDNDTLVWAVDVVDADWNKTEFEVNAADGKILQEEKDSD; encoded by the coding sequence ATGAGCCTTGAATTCCGACGAAAAGCCACCGCGTCCGCGCGTGCCCGCAGCCTTCGTGTCGCCGGCGGCGCCCTGTGCGCCGTCGTCGCTTCCGCGCTGCTCGCGGGCTGCGGGCAGGAGAGCCGTGACCAGACCGGGGCGGCCACATCGGAGGCCGCGAAGGTCGTCCCGAAGCAGACGGCCTCCCCGTACGGGAGCCCTTCCGGCAGCCCGTCCGGCAAGACGAAGCCGACCGAGGACCAGGCCGCACGCAAGAAGCTGCTCAGCGCCACCAAGGTCACCTTCGACAAGGCCGCGACGACCGCGGTCGGGGCCGTTCCGGGCAGCAAGCTGGCCGAGCTCGATCTGGAGGGCCTGGACGACGACACCGACCGGAGCACCGACGCGAGTGCGAGTGCCTCGCCGAGCGGCAGTGCGAGCCCCGGCGGCACGGCCAGCCCGAGTGGCACGGCCAGTCCGAGTGGCAGTCCGAGCGGCAGTGCCTCGCCGAGTGGCAGCCCCAGCCCGAGCGGGAGCGGCTCAGGTCCGCAGTGGGTGGCCGAGGTCGCCGAGGAGGACGGAACCGCGCACACCGTCCGGATCGACGCGGTCACCGGCAAGGTGATCGAGACGGCCGCGGACACCGATCAGGACGCGGCCGACAAGAGCGAATTGGCCGACTGGATCGCCAAGGCGAAGCAGACGCCCGAGCAGGCGGCCAAGGTGGCCACGGACAAGCAGAAGGGCACGGTCACCTCGATCGGCCTCGACACCGGCGACAACGACACCCTCGTCTGGGCGGTCGACGTGGTCGACGCGGACTGGAACAAGACCGAGTTCGAAGTGAACGCGGCCGACGGCAAGATCCTCCAGGAGGAGAAGGACAGCGACTGA
- a CDS encoding DUF6296 family protein produces the protein MDYPESYELIFQTYGAADDVVVVRMSDRSGAGGYPVYEDETGIVRAEISERGEIRMLASGGHQAPGIPLLARPLSEGSPRTR, from the coding sequence ATGGATTACCCCGAGAGTTACGAGCTGATCTTCCAGACGTACGGCGCGGCGGACGACGTGGTGGTCGTCCGGATGAGCGACCGGTCCGGGGCGGGCGGATACCCCGTGTACGAGGACGAGACCGGAATCGTCCGCGCGGAGATCAGTGAACGCGGCGAAATACGCATGCTGGCCAGCGGCGGCCACCAGGCACCGGGCATCCCCCTGCTCGCGCGGCCCTTGAGCGAGGGATCACCCCGCACCCGCTGA
- a CDS encoding DeoR/GlpR family DNA-binding transcription regulator gives MYAPERQQEILRLAQESGRVDVLSLAEEFQVTAETVRRDLKALDRAGLLRRVHGGAIPVGRLGFEPDLAERDTVAADEKDRIAAAALGELPPDGNVIIDAGTTTARLAAALPVESALTVVTHALPVAARLADHPGIALHLVGGRVRHRTRAAVDAWALSAYAEINADVLLLATNGVSADGGLTTPDLAEAAVKRAMIAAARRVVLLADSGKFGQEHFARFGDLSHVDLLITDTGLSPEDALAIESRGTEVVRA, from the coding sequence ATGTACGCACCGGAGCGGCAGCAGGAAATCCTCCGCCTCGCCCAGGAGAGCGGACGCGTCGACGTGCTCTCCCTCGCAGAGGAATTCCAGGTGACCGCCGAGACCGTGCGGCGCGACCTCAAGGCGCTCGACCGGGCGGGGCTCCTGCGCCGGGTCCACGGCGGCGCGATTCCGGTGGGACGGCTCGGCTTCGAGCCCGACCTCGCCGAGCGCGACACCGTGGCCGCGGACGAGAAGGACCGGATCGCCGCCGCCGCCCTCGGCGAGCTCCCCCCGGACGGCAACGTGATCATCGACGCGGGCACCACGACGGCCCGGCTGGCCGCCGCCCTCCCGGTCGAGTCCGCCCTGACGGTGGTGACCCACGCACTGCCCGTGGCGGCCCGCCTCGCCGACCATCCCGGCATCGCGCTGCACCTGGTGGGCGGACGGGTCCGGCACCGTACCCGCGCGGCCGTAGACGCCTGGGCGCTGAGCGCCTACGCGGAGATCAACGCCGACGTCCTCCTGCTCGCCACCAACGGGGTATCCGCCGACGGCGGCCTGACCACCCCCGACCTCGCCGAGGCCGCGGTGAAGCGGGCCATGATCGCGGCAGCCCGGCGGGTCGTGCTCCTCGCGGACTCGGGCAAGTTCGGCCAGGAGCACTTCGCCCGCTTCGGCGATCTTTCCCACGTCGACCTGCTCATCACCGACACGGGGCTCAGCCCCGAGGACGCCCTCGCCATCGAGAGCCGGGGCACGGAAGTGGTACGCGCATGA
- the pfkB gene encoding 1-phosphofructokinase: MILTVTPNPSLDRTYELRDLTRGAVLRATTDRVDPGGKGINVSRAVAAAGHRTVAVAPLGGPEGALLARLLGEHGIEAAGVPIAGSTRVNITLVEADGTLTKVNASGPALTESEAETLLETVRTRSSDTDWIACCGSLPRGLPPEWYAELVARSHRAGARIALDSSGPALLAALRERPDVIKPNAEELSEAVGRPLATVGDAVKAAEELRGRGAQAVLASLGADGQLLVDRSGTYFGSARVDTVRSNVGAGDASLAGFLAAGGAGRSALAAAVAHGAAAVQLPGSVMPTPADLDVSSVVTTTDIPLDRALTEPAR, from the coding sequence ATGATCCTCACGGTCACTCCCAATCCGAGCCTCGACCGCACCTACGAACTGCGCGACCTCACCCGCGGCGCGGTCCTGCGCGCCACGACGGACCGCGTCGACCCCGGAGGCAAGGGCATCAACGTCTCCCGCGCGGTAGCGGCGGCGGGACACCGTACGGTCGCGGTCGCCCCCCTGGGCGGGCCCGAGGGCGCACTGCTCGCCCGGCTGCTCGGGGAGCACGGCATCGAGGCCGCGGGGGTGCCGATCGCCGGCAGCACCCGCGTCAACATCACGCTGGTCGAAGCCGACGGCACCCTCACCAAGGTCAACGCGAGCGGGCCCGCCCTCACGGAGTCCGAGGCCGAGACCCTGCTGGAGACGGTACGGACCCGGTCCTCGGACACGGACTGGATCGCCTGCTGCGGCAGTCTGCCGCGGGGGCTGCCCCCCGAGTGGTACGCGGAGCTGGTGGCACGCAGCCACCGGGCCGGAGCGCGGATCGCCCTCGACAGCTCCGGCCCCGCCCTGCTCGCCGCACTGCGCGAGCGGCCCGATGTGATCAAGCCGAACGCGGAGGAGCTCTCCGAAGCGGTCGGGCGGCCTCTCGCGACCGTCGGTGACGCGGTCAAGGCGGCGGAGGAGTTGCGCGGACGCGGGGCACAGGCGGTACTCGCCAGCCTCGGAGCCGACGGACAACTCCTGGTGGACCGGTCGGGGACGTACTTCGGCAGCGCCCGGGTGGACACCGTCCGCAGCAATGTCGGCGCCGGGGACGCCTCGCTCGCCGGCTTCCTGGCAGCCGGCGGCGCGGGCCGGTCCGCACTTGCGGCGGCCGTCGCGCACGGCGCGGCGGCGGTCCAGCTCCCCGGGAGCGTGATGCCCACCCCGGCCGACCTCGACGTCTCCTCGGTCGTCACGACCACGGACATCCCCCTGGACCGCGCGCTCACGGAGCCCGCGCGATGA
- a CDS encoding PTS fructose transporter subunit IIABC yields the protein MSELITADLVDLDLSAETKDAAARSLAERMVTAGRVTDLDGFLADVAAREAQMPTGLDGGIGIPHCRSEHVGAPTLAFGRSGRGIDFGAPDGPADLVFLIAAPAGADDDHLTILSGLARRLMDPAFTAALRAEADPAAAAALIRGDEPAAAPEEPVRETEPGGAGQPEAPEPFRIVAVTSCPTGIAHTYMAAESLEAAARAEGIQLSVETQGSAGFERLDPSVVAAADAVIWAHDVDVREKARFGGKPIVDVGVKAGINRPAELIAEARRKAARGEISGVADDGSRPEGAGSGGGSAHFGVRLRTYLMSGVSYMVPFVAAGGLLIALSFAIGGYEIANAKSVADHFVWGEADSWAALLNQIGGAAFGFLVPVLAGYIAYGMADRPALVPGFVGGAIALTIDAGFLGGLVAGLLAGAVVMAIQRVKVHPTLRGIMPVLVIPLVASAVVGFLMFVVVGKPIASLQKALTDALDGLSGSNAVILGVVLGLMMCFDMGGPLNKVAYAFAVGGLADPTPGSLKVMAAVMAAGMVPPLAMALATTVRGRLFTRTERDNGRAAWVLGASFISEGAIPFAAADPLRVIPSVMAGGAVTGALSMAFGCTLRAPHGGIFVVPLIGGPFLYLVAIAAGTAVATALVVVLKGMRRAPQDPAPAADLPKVPVAA from the coding sequence ATGAGTGAGCTCATCACCGCGGATCTGGTCGACCTCGATCTGTCCGCCGAGACGAAGGACGCCGCAGCGAGGTCTCTAGCCGAGCGGATGGTCACCGCCGGGCGCGTCACCGACCTCGACGGCTTCCTCGCCGACGTGGCCGCCCGTGAGGCGCAGATGCCGACCGGCCTGGACGGCGGCATCGGTATCCCGCACTGCCGCAGCGAGCACGTCGGCGCGCCGACTCTGGCCTTCGGGCGCAGCGGACGGGGCATCGACTTCGGTGCGCCGGACGGACCGGCGGACCTGGTCTTCCTCATAGCGGCGCCCGCCGGCGCCGACGACGACCACCTCACCATCCTCTCGGGCCTGGCACGCCGGCTGATGGACCCCGCTTTCACCGCCGCCCTGCGCGCGGAGGCCGATCCCGCCGCCGCGGCGGCCCTGATCCGCGGCGACGAGCCGGCCGCGGCGCCGGAGGAGCCGGTGCGGGAGACGGAGCCGGGCGGAGCCGGGCAACCCGAGGCGCCCGAACCGTTCCGGATCGTCGCCGTCACCTCCTGTCCCACGGGCATCGCGCACACCTACATGGCTGCCGAGTCCCTGGAGGCCGCAGCGCGCGCCGAGGGGATCCAACTCAGCGTCGAGACCCAGGGATCGGCAGGGTTCGAGCGGCTCGACCCGTCCGTCGTCGCCGCAGCGGACGCGGTGATCTGGGCACATGACGTCGACGTTCGCGAGAAGGCCAGGTTCGGCGGGAAGCCGATCGTCGACGTCGGGGTGAAGGCGGGGATCAACCGGCCCGCCGAGCTGATCGCCGAGGCCCGGCGCAAGGCCGCGCGGGGCGAGATCAGCGGGGTCGCCGACGACGGCTCGCGGCCGGAGGGGGCCGGATCCGGCGGCGGCAGCGCGCACTTCGGCGTCCGGCTGCGTACGTACCTGATGTCCGGGGTCAGTTACATGGTGCCGTTCGTCGCGGCGGGCGGGCTCCTGATCGCCCTGTCGTTCGCCATCGGTGGCTACGAGATCGCCAACGCGAAGTCCGTGGCCGACCACTTCGTCTGGGGCGAGGCCGACAGCTGGGCCGCGCTGCTCAACCAGATCGGCGGCGCCGCCTTCGGCTTCCTGGTCCCGGTGCTCGCGGGCTACATCGCGTACGGCATGGCGGACCGTCCCGCGCTCGTCCCCGGCTTCGTCGGCGGTGCCATCGCGCTCACCATCGACGCGGGGTTCCTGGGCGGCCTCGTCGCCGGTCTGCTGGCCGGTGCGGTGGTGATGGCGATCCAGCGGGTGAAGGTCCATCCCACGCTGCGCGGCATCATGCCCGTGCTGGTGATCCCCCTGGTCGCCTCGGCCGTCGTCGGATTCCTGATGTTCGTCGTCGTCGGCAAGCCGATCGCCTCGCTCCAGAAGGCACTCACCGACGCCCTCGACGGGCTCTCCGGTTCCAACGCGGTCATCCTCGGCGTCGTGCTGGGCCTGATGATGTGCTTCGACATGGGCGGACCGCTCAACAAGGTCGCCTACGCCTTCGCGGTCGGCGGGCTCGCCGACCCGACGCCCGGCAGCCTCAAGGTGATGGCGGCGGTCATGGCCGCCGGTATGGTGCCGCCGCTGGCGATGGCCCTCGCCACCACCGTGCGCGGCAGGCTGTTCACCCGCACCGAGCGGGACAACGGCCGTGCGGCCTGGGTGCTGGGTGCGTCGTTCATCAGCGAGGGTGCCATCCCGTTCGCGGCGGCCGATCCCCTGCGGGTGATTCCCTCGGTGATGGCCGGCGGTGCGGTCACCGGAGCCCTGTCGATGGCTTTCGGATGCACGCTGCGCGCACCGCACGGCGGCATCTTCGTCGTCCCGTTGATCGGCGGACCGTTCCTCTACCTGGTGGCGATCGCGGCAGGTACGGCGGTGGCGACCGCGCTGGTCGTCGTCCTCAAGGGCATGCGCCGCGCCCCGCAGGACCCCGCGCCCGCGGCCGATCTCCCGAAGGTGCCCGTGGCCGCCTGA
- a CDS encoding HPr family phosphocarrier protein, protein MYQCTVAVGSRSGLHARPASLFVQAAARQPVKVTIGREGEQPVDARSMLSVLALAAQHGDPVVLSAMGDGARAAVDELAALLAQDLDAGA, encoded by the coding sequence ATGTACCAGTGCACCGTCGCCGTAGGTTCCCGCAGCGGACTGCACGCCCGGCCGGCCTCGTTGTTCGTCCAGGCCGCGGCCCGTCAGCCGGTCAAGGTGACCATCGGGCGGGAAGGAGAGCAGCCGGTCGACGCCCGCAGCATGCTCTCCGTGCTCGCCCTGGCGGCTCAGCACGGCGACCCCGTGGTGCTCTCGGCCATGGGTGACGGGGCCCGTGCGGCGGTCGACGAGCTCGCCGCCCTGCTCGCTCAGGACCTGGACGCCGGCGCCTGA
- the lepB gene encoding signal peptidase I, whose protein sequence is MVLTGARRTRTRTRKQRPLWKELPVLIGVALLLALLIKTFLLQAFSIPSESMQNTLQKGDRVLVDKLTPWFGSEPERGEVIVFHDPSNWLTGVPTEPPNALQKALAFVGVMPSAEEKDLIKRVIGVAGDTVECKGDGPVKLNGKALDEPYVFPGNTPCSTDDAGQFKVTVPEGRVWVMGDHRQASGDSRYHQDDPEGGMVPVDDVVGRAVVVAWPVTRWATLPVPTTFGR, encoded by the coding sequence ATGGTGCTGACGGGCGCACGGCGGACGAGGACGCGCACGAGGAAACAGCGCCCCCTGTGGAAGGAACTCCCGGTCCTCATCGGAGTGGCGCTGTTGCTGGCGCTGCTGATCAAGACCTTCCTGCTGCAGGCGTTCTCCATTCCTTCGGAATCCATGCAGAACACGCTTCAGAAGGGCGACCGGGTCCTCGTCGACAAACTGACCCCCTGGTTCGGCTCCGAACCCGAGCGCGGCGAAGTGATCGTCTTCCACGATCCGTCCAACTGGCTGACGGGTGTGCCGACCGAGCCCCCCAACGCGCTCCAGAAGGCGCTCGCTTTCGTCGGGGTGATGCCGTCCGCCGAGGAGAAGGACCTCATCAAGCGCGTGATCGGCGTGGCGGGGGACACCGTGGAGTGCAAGGGCGACGGCCCGGTGAAACTGAACGGCAAGGCGCTGGACGAGCCCTACGTGTTCCCGGGGAACACCCCCTGCAGCACCGACGACGCCGGTCAGTTCAAGGTCACCGTGCCGGAGGGCCGGGTCTGGGTGATGGGCGATCACCGTCAGGCGTCAGGGGATTCGCGCTACCACCAGGACGACCCCGAGGGCGGCATGGTGCCGGTCGACGACGTGGTGGGACGTGCGGTGGTGGTCGCCTGGCCGGTGACCCGCTGGGCCACACTGCCGGTGCCCACGACCTTCGGCCGCTGA